Genomic DNA from Vanessa atalanta chromosome 17, ilVanAtal1.2, whole genome shotgun sequence:
GCTTCTATTCTCTTCAACATGGTATCTTGACTCCATTACCTCGCAATGGACTGACTTTTATGTATTTGATCCTCGCAAAATGGTGTACGACGTAATGCAAAACCAGACTTTGCTGGAGGGCATTGTCGGGGGTGAAGCTTGCATGTGGGGTGAAATGGTGGACGATAGAAATGTGTTAAATAGGTACAATTTTCCGAAcaattttttgatttaaataaaacaaacaaaacatattcTACTTCTACTACATAgttattcttataattatatttaaaattgtatgatttatatacatgtaaacGTAGCCAATCGAAAACTGGGGTTTCAAATTGGGATAAGCGCTGCATCTCTcgagtttttttatgtataattcgcCTCGTGATCATCGGCAGAGTAAAACGTCATGAGGACTagaaatgttgaaataaaaaatagaagttaattatttatatttgtgtatcaAAATGTCTGACATATGTTCCTAGGGTATGGCCACGAGCTAGTGCTGTTGCTGAAAGACTTTGGAGTGCTCCAACCTaccatataatatcaaaatcttCTATTCCCATCGAAGCCTACCACCGAATAGAGGAACACACGTGCCGCATGATACGACGAGGCATTGACGCCCAGCCACCTTCGGGTCCTGGATTTTGTGTAGTATAAGTGTTGTGttcatactaatataaataagaaatttgaatgattttaataaatgatgaaaTGATTGTCTTTCTGAGTAAAACTTGAGTaagaatttagtattttatttgtattcgcATTGACACTCTGCACGCAATTGTAaggttgtattttatatatcttcagAAAATCTGCATGTGCATCAATCCTTATTGGAGTCACGTGCTGGAATCAGGCAACTCTTCAAAAGAAGAGGTCAATGATATTGTCACATCCGCCGAGCATCTCATGAcggttatattttttagattagattatagatatattacTATCATAAGACAAAATCAtctaaaatacttacattttttattttattcttgagTTTGGGATATGAAATGAACCTTTTACATGATTGTAACTTTCGTAACATTCAACTTTCTATATCACAATAAAAGaagagttttataatttattggaagaaattcaataattataagaattatgaTAAGTTATGTTGCCTCTTATACATGGACTCTGTTTCCGATTTCCATCAATTGGACAAAACCATTGGGTTTTGTCCAATTGATGGAAATCGGAATACATAACGCTTATTATTGAATAAGCGTTATGTATTACCTTAATGTAAGAAGTTTTATTAAACTGGTGGCCCTTAAACTATAAACAACGTTCATGTCATTGTGATTAGATTTCCATAAAATCCTTGTCGCACAATACTGTTAGGAATATTAACATGAGTAAAAAGTAGTGAAAATATCTATGACTAAATCACACTGTCTTTGAGTAGTTCAAGTTCGACTATGTATCATATTTATCAGAATTCAGGACGCCAGAAGACTGTCCGAGTAGTGTCTATGTGATGGAGGCTCTGTAGTTATAATCAGTATAAAGTGTAATTAGtagttaaataagataaaagctCATTAGGAATAACAATACATGTACTACCATATACCATATATTAGTAAGGCCATTCCATATAGTGGGCGCCACTAAATAATCGGAACGGTGATGCTCGAATTCACCGCATGTGTGAAGGTACCTTTTTTGCAATGATATAAGAAAACAGCCTCAATGGCTACAGATGCTACCATCATAAGAGTCCAGCagtattttaaacattgtttttgACTTAATGTAACACAACTTTTTGCACATGAAATTTTTATCTATGAAGTTTTCTTTAATACAATGAGTATCATGGTAGTAGATGAACCGATTACAAATATCGATTTTcacttaagttaattttttatctgtgatagTTTTGtgtaaacattaaacaaattgTTTGAATACATGTGCACCTCGTGCAAATaaaagagtttattttaaataattgaactgcgatatgatattaaattaataattgtagcaGTCATAAAATGTCTGGTTATTTGGAGGTGAAGTATCCCTTTAAATCGAATCTCGGATTGAATCCTTTCAAGGTAAGTTTTGTTTCCTTTCGTGTATGGTCGATAATCATACATTTgtactattgtttattttttaattgtcagtCGTGGAAAAGACAATGGTGTATTCTTCGGCCGAGTCCGATGAGTGCTGGTGGTGGTTCGCTAGCTGTTTACTGCAGTGAGGCGGGGTCTCCTGCAGGGACGGTTGAATTACGTTCTGGTTGTATCGTAAAACGTGCGAAATCTCGTACGCGACCTCATGCATTCGCCGTGTTCTCCATCGAGGAGCCGTGCAAGCCTCGGATCTTATTGGCGGCACAGAGCCTCCAAGAAGCGCAGCATTGGATGGATAAAATCCGAGACTTATTAAACGGCGACAAGCTTCTAGGTATCTAACTTATTCTACCTTCATTTttgcgttataaaatatttcgaccAGTCTATGATCgatggtttttaatttatttattttttttatgttaaatacaagttcaaattaaatatgtttaaaaaaaaattattccagCTATATTCTACTGAAATCTacgagtaaaatatttttgaaagatttaaactatttatgtatttttttcttttacacataacattaaaaaaaatgtttttctttattcatattttaaatcactaaagatatttttttatggttttaatatttattatttctcaatAAAGCTATAAAGCagcattataaagaaaaatctttcCTTATTACAAACATGTCCATGGCCTAAAATTGAAATGAGACCATTGACGTCAGTACATTCAATGCAAATATCTAGAGCATTTGTTATTGTAATGTGTACAAACCATTACTgcaactttttttaatagtactTTGTGTTTAGTAGACATGCCTTATgtaaaaatcattttcaaaaataaattaattttgattttacaatattttcaaaacaaatccaaataatgtttttttttattttttgaactcATTTCAAGTAAAactcaaattaaacatatataagtgatatcattaaaactaataataatcactCATGCTTAAAATTCATTGATCATTTTCATTTCATAGTGTCCGTGTTTAACACATtatcttaaaaacatttaaatgtggCTGTTTAATGTAAGAGCAGCTATTTGAtttcaaagttttatatatatgtctttGAAATTAAAGCTAGCTCATGTCATGCTTGATCATCTCACTTTCAGGCACAGAATCATTGCTTAAAGATTCTTATTCAGTGACGATCATACCTACTGAATTGTCACAAAAATGTGTTATAAGTGGTGACAACAATGTAACATTATCGTCGACCGGTCTGATGGTTTCTCGTCCACAAACCACAGGCATGATGATACGTTGGCAACACATTACTGATGTTCTCCAGACCAGAGAGAGTGGAGATAAGAGCAAAATATGTGTGCTCAGTATTGATaggtttgttaatttttataattcaatctgCTTGAAAATGGCACCTAATGCACTATATAAACACAATTTGAGTGAACTTGAATATTTCAATGCTATGACCAGTTTGGATGTAGATTCTAACAAAaagaaccaacaagaaactcGGTTAGTACTCTTTTTCATCAATCatatacatgtaataatcacaaataataatttaatgtatgaaaGTCAATGATTACTTATATCCAAGCTTTTCTATTAACTatacagttttaaattatatttataacattgttcTGAGTTTATCGAAAATAGTTTTTGCACATAAGCTTACATCAcacatatttgatattattatcaaGCAATTTTTgatgaaacaattattaaaaaaaaagaggcTTAATtgcctgtatattttttttaataataacaggtAGGTAGGTGTTAGTGTTGATGAAATCATTAACAAGTTTGtgtgcaattattttaattacacaggCATCGATGCATCTGTTATGCTTACTAATGAGTTATTTtgatacagtttatttttaacgtatgaataatatgtttttaatttcaatttcaaggAATCATTCATGTCTCGTTAGtatgaatcaataaaaatatcccATGTTATATTCTGAAGAAAACTCATCTTAATAGTAATTTTCATTAGACTGCATGCTGTATTTGAATCTtgctcataattttatataatcactTTCTTGGAACCTTTAACAGCAAATCACACTTTCTTGTTATCATCCAAATTCATTTTTTCATCAATTAATGGACAAAATGTTATAACCATTTGAGTTGTGAGTTTAATCAAAGGTGTTGCTGTGAAATGCTTTAAAACTGAATTATTAGAGTGTTTGTAATTAGTAtactaattgtttttaatttattttaacaggtacatataatttataaaattattaaatttgatgaatacatttatttaaaaccagAGAAAGATTGATTTAaccaacaataattattgttcatATATGCAGTTGGAATAAAGATGGATTTTTGTAGTGGTTTCAACGGTGGCGGGGAGATGAAATTCAGCAGCGCACTCTCGGGGGAGCTGGCTGGCGAGCTGGCGGGTGCGGTGCGGCAGGCGCTGCGGGAGCGCGCTCGGGCTCCGCCACTGAGCCGCAGTCAACCCGATCTGACAGCAGTGTGTCATGAAATGGGTACGATGtcattacttataatttattatgcatTAAATTGTTTATGCAATTTTACATTATCAAGAAATTGTTAAGAAACATTTTTCTCAATCTCTTGGGCATATTATCCATTCTTACTATGATTAACTATTTCGTTTCTTCATAAATACTtgtcgaataatatttttattttaggcatTGTTCAAACACTATCTGTAAGTGATCTTAGAGCAAAGGACTTTGAGTTGAAATGCGGTCTATTTTAGATCTCTTCtcatatgtattgttttatctcAGGCGAATTACGTCGCAGCAGCTGGTACAGCGGGCCATCCGAAGTGTCCCTCGATGACACTGATCTCATTATGTCCAAGGTCAGGATAatgtttatttctgtttttaatatgGCATGTGATTTGCTTGTAATGATAAGCCATTATAATAAGTCACCACCAAACAATCTAGTAGTTGTATAGTTGAACAGCACTGAGAGAACCGTCCCCCGCAGGAGGCGCGCCGCATCCCGAGCGGGCAGCTGTCCCGCACGCGCGCCCGCCGCCTGCTGCGCGCCTCGCTGGCCGAGCTCGTCTCCTTCGACGACGGGTACGTCGACTTGTTCTCTCTATTATGAACACTTCTTGAGATTTTTGTCGTAcattaattatgtttgttttagaAATGGTTCTCTTgagataaagttatatattccGTAGTTATCATAGTTTAAAATGAATGCGACTTGATGAGTCTGTCGGTTGACCGCAGCGCGGCCGACCGCCGCTCGCTGGCGTCCGTGTCGTCCGGAGTGTACGAGGAGATCACGGAGGAGGCGGCGCCGCGGGAGGAGCACACGTACGAATCGGTGGCGGACTGCGTGTACGCCACGTGGCGCCGCACCGGCAAGCGACACCCGCCCCCCCTGCCGCCGCGCACGCCCGCTCTGTGAGTACACGTGCGAGACTCGCACGCCCCTCCCTGCCGCCGCGCACGCTCCCCCTGCAGCTGCGCACGACCGCCCTGTGAGTGGCAGACCAACGGATTTGGGTGCCAGAGCATATGAGAGTATAATActactaatttttttacatctggctgctacaaaaaaaaatctgctacCGTACTACGTTTCATTGTCTGATTCGGGATCCGAACCTGTAATCTCACTATCAGCAGTCCTACAAGCTAATAATTAGAACAAGCGACAATAATCTGATTACCTGTGGTAAATTTCAGCACTATGAAGCTGGGCGAGGCGTGGGGCTGCGCCGGCGACGGTGTCACGCGGCACTCGTCGCTGGGCTCGCTGCACCACAAACCCACTCGGCCCGCCAAACCCTTCAGCGTGTTCAGGTACAGCTTATAATTAGTTTGTCAGAACCATTATAGAAgaaaaatttatactttttatgataATCAGAGAGTATGCGATGATCAGTTATAAATAAAGCgaatttgtgttataaatagtGGACTATTataagtgtaatatatttttttagaaaaagacTCAAAAGCGACTCCCGAATAGCAACATCACCGAAATCCGAAACCGCCAAGGATAAGGACGTCGAGACGAAAAAGAAAAAGTTCGACTTCACGCCCACGCGGGATATATTCAAGAGCTTCAAAGTGAGTCGGAAGATGAAGAACCTCAAAATCACCTCGGGCGGCCTCACGAAAGGCGAGACGAAGAGCTGCGAGTTCCTCGACGAGACGCAGCACGTGACGG
This window encodes:
- the LOC125070264 gene encoding uncharacterized protein LOC125070264 isoform X1; this translates as MCINPYWSHVLESGNSSKEEVNDIVTSAEHLMTSWKRQWCILRPSPMSAGGGSLAVYCSEAGSPAGTVELRSGCIVKRAKSRTRPHAFAVFSIEEPCKPRILLAAQSLQEAQHWMDKIRDLLNGDKLLGTESLLKDSYSVTIIPTELSQKCVISGDNNVTLSSTGLMVSRPQTTGMMIRWQHITDVLQTRESGDKSKICVLSIDSGFNGGGEMKFSSALSGELAGELAGAVRQALRERARAPPLSRSQPDLTAVCHEMGELRRSSWYSGPSEVSLDDTDLIMSKEARRIPSGQLSRTRARRLLRASLAELVSFDDGAADRRSLASVSSGVYEEITEEAAPREEHTYESVADCVYATWRRTGKRHPPPLPPRTPALTMKLGEAWGCAGDGVTRHSSLGSLHHKPTRPAKPFSVFRKRLKSDSRIATSPKSETAKDKDVETKKKKFDFTPTRDIFKSFKVSRKMKNLKITSGGLTKGETKSCEFLDETQHVTANRCSKSVECLDGGDGFDEFGGPLALVPPALVQLILRAPELAESEYMPMSPIAPAAEHHYMVMSPRTKLA
- the LOC125070264 gene encoding uncharacterized protein LOC125070264 isoform X2 — translated: MSGYLEVKYPFKSNLGLNPFKSWKRQWCILRPSPMSAGGGSLAVYCSEAGSPAGTVELRSGCIVKRAKSRTRPHAFAVFSIEEPCKPRILLAAQSLQEAQHWMDKIRDLLNGDKLLGTESLLKDSYSVTIIPTELSQKCVISGDNNVTLSSTGLMVSRPQTTGMMIRWQHITDVLQTRESGDKSKICVLSIDSGFNGGGEMKFSSALSGELAGELAGAVRQALRERARAPPLSRSQPDLTAVCHEMGELRRSSWYSGPSEVSLDDTDLIMSKEARRIPSGQLSRTRARRLLRASLAELVSFDDGAADRRSLASVSSGVYEEITEEAAPREEHTYESVADCVYATWRRTGKRHPPPLPPRTPALTMKLGEAWGCAGDGVTRHSSLGSLHHKPTRPAKPFSVFRKRLKSDSRIATSPKSETAKDKDVETKKKKFDFTPTRDIFKSFKVSRKMKNLKITSGGLTKGETKSCEFLDETQHVTANRCSKSVECLDGGDGFDEFGGPLALVPPALVQLILRAPELAESEYMPMSPIAPAAEHHYMVMSPRTKLA